One Mycobacteroides salmoniphilum DNA segment encodes these proteins:
- the sepIVA gene encoding cell division protein SepIVA: MYRVFEALDELGAIVEEARGVPMTAGCVVPRGDVLELIDDIKDAIPGELDDAQDVLDARDSLLREAKEHHETVIGKSNADAEQTLSHARNEADRLLADAKSQADRMVAEARNHAEQTVVEAREEAAHTVANAKREQESTIARAKAEADRLVDSGNASYDKAVQEGIKEQQRLVAQTEVVQAANAESTRLVDAAHAEADRLRGECDIYVDNKLAEFEDYLNGTLRSVGRGRHQLRTGAGTHDYVQR, encoded by the coding sequence GTGTACCGAGTATTTGAAGCGCTCGACGAACTGGGCGCCATTGTGGAAGAAGCGCGCGGCGTTCCGATGACCGCCGGATGCGTCGTGCCCCGCGGTGACGTCCTGGAGCTCATCGACGACATCAAGGACGCCATTCCCGGCGAGCTCGATGACGCGCAGGATGTCCTCGACGCGCGCGATTCATTGCTGCGTGAGGCCAAGGAGCATCACGAGACGGTGATCGGCAAGTCGAACGCCGACGCCGAGCAGACACTCAGCCATGCCCGCAACGAGGCCGACAGACTGCTGGCGGATGCCAAGTCGCAGGCCGACCGCATGGTCGCCGAGGCGCGCAACCACGCCGAGCAGACAGTCGTCGAGGCACGTGAAGAGGCGGCCCACACGGTGGCCAACGCCAAGCGCGAACAGGAGAGCACCATCGCCCGTGCCAAGGCGGAGGCGGACCGCCTGGTCGATTCCGGTAATGCGTCCTATGACAAGGCCGTGCAGGAGGGCATCAAGGAGCAGCAGCGCCTGGTGGCTCAGACCGAGGTCGTGCAGGCAGCCAATGCCGAGTCCACCCGACTGGTCGACGCGGCCCATGCCGAAGCCGACCGGCTGCGTGGTGAATGCGATATCTACGTCGACAACAAGCTGGCCGAGTTCGAGGACTACCTGAACGGCACGCTGCGCTCGGTAGGCCGTGGGCGTCACCAGCTGCGTACCGGCGCTGGCACGCACGACTACGTGCAGCGTTAA
- the coaD gene encoding pantetheine-phosphate adenylyltransferase — protein sequence MTGAVCPGSFDPVTLGHLDVFERAAAQFDEVIVAVLVNPNKAGMFTTDERIEMIREVAADLPNLRVESGQGLLVDFVRERGFNAIVKGLRTGTDFEYELQMAQMNKHIAGVDTFFVATAPAYSFVSSSLAKEVATYGGDVSALLPPAVHQRLLGKLHGQAQ from the coding sequence ATGACGGGAGCCGTCTGCCCCGGCTCGTTCGATCCGGTAACCCTCGGGCATCTGGATGTCTTCGAACGAGCCGCGGCGCAGTTCGACGAGGTCATCGTCGCGGTGCTGGTCAATCCCAACAAAGCGGGCATGTTCACCACCGACGAGCGCATCGAGATGATCCGCGAGGTCGCCGCCGACCTGCCCAATCTGCGCGTCGAATCGGGGCAGGGTCTGCTGGTGGACTTCGTCAGAGAGCGCGGGTTCAATGCGATCGTCAAGGGGCTGCGTACCGGCACCGACTTCGAATACGAACTCCAGATGGCCCAGATGAACAAGCACATCGCGGGGGTGGACACCTTCTTTGTCGCTACCGCCCCCGCATATTCGTTCGTCTCGTCCTCGCTTGCGAAGGAGGTGGCGACCTACGGGGGAGATGTCTCAGCGTTGCTGCCCCCTGCTGTTCATCAACGACTTCTCGGGAAATTGCATGGCCAGGCACAATAG
- the rsmD gene encoding 16S rRNA (guanine(966)-N(2))-methyltransferase RsmD, protein MTRIIAGAAGGRRIAVPPKGTRPTTDRVREALFSMLQARLDFDGIAVLDLFAGSGALGLEALSRGAEHVTFVESNAAASKVISANIATVGLPGTELRQSAVSAFLSTSPNRAYDLVLADPPYSVSAEEVSALLSRLTDHWVNDEALVVLERDASGPEAVWPDGWEVSSRKYGGTRLELGSL, encoded by the coding sequence CTGACCCGGATCATTGCCGGTGCCGCGGGCGGACGCCGGATCGCGGTGCCGCCTAAGGGAACCCGGCCCACCACGGATCGGGTGCGGGAGGCGCTGTTCAGCATGCTGCAGGCGCGCTTGGACTTCGACGGGATCGCGGTCCTTGATCTGTTCGCAGGCTCCGGTGCGCTGGGCCTTGAGGCGCTCTCACGCGGTGCGGAACACGTGACGTTCGTGGAGTCGAACGCCGCCGCATCGAAGGTGATCTCGGCCAATATCGCGACGGTGGGCCTGCCCGGTACTGAGCTGCGGCAGTCTGCGGTATCGGCGTTCCTGTCGACATCGCCCAACCGTGCCTACGATCTGGTCCTTGCTGATCCACCGTATTCGGTTTCTGCCGAGGAGGTTTCGGCTCTGTTGTCACGCCTGACCGATCATTGGGTCAACGACGAGGCTCTTGTGGTGCTCGAGCGTGACGCGTCGGGCCCGGAGGCGGTGTGGCCGGATGGTTGGGAGGTGTCCTCCCGTAAGTACGGGGGAACGCGGTTAGAGCTGGGATCTCTGTAA
- a CDS encoding YceD family protein — protein sequence MPGPFVLDVLALGLGRRPGSMQEIERTVASPVRIGNDLIAIPEGADVDMDLRVESVSEGVLVTGTIAGDLAGECARCLGPVTGHADAYLTELFAYPDSRTEATTEEEDIHRVVDGLVDLEQTIVDAIVPDLELTPVCRPDCPGLCPDCGIALASAEADHHHDKIDPRWAKLANFGDDE from the coding sequence ATGCCGGGACCTTTTGTTCTTGATGTCCTGGCCCTTGGGCTTGGGCGGCGTCCCGGGTCGATGCAGGAGATTGAGCGCACCGTTGCGAGCCCGGTGCGCATAGGCAACGACCTGATCGCGATTCCCGAGGGCGCGGACGTGGATATGGATCTGCGGGTGGAGTCCGTTTCGGAGGGCGTTCTCGTCACCGGAACGATCGCCGGCGATCTCGCTGGAGAATGCGCACGCTGCCTGGGGCCTGTCACCGGCCATGCGGATGCGTACCTCACCGAATTGTTCGCGTACCCGGACAGTCGGACCGAGGCGACCACCGAGGAAGAAGACATACACCGGGTTGTCGACGGTCTCGTCGACCTCGAACAGACCATCGTCGATGCCATCGTGCCCGACCTGGAGCTGACGCCGGTGTGCCGGCCGGATTGCCCAGGGCTATGCCCCGATTGCGGAATCGCTTTGGCGTCAGCCGAAGCCGACCATCACCACGACAAGATTGACCCGCGTTGGGCAAAGCTGGCCAACTTCGGTGACGACGAGTGA
- a CDS encoding oxygenase MpaB family protein, which yields MQTTYDPELVIPEDVRVKEFTGDNSLSRKDLCQHPIPAGSLIWKYWGRLDVMYFGSGVLGPIAGAWPQMGRATAGSVLFNGDSSFGARAKIYKIRRQRSREYIYGSVYDAPEDAKKYGLKTRNMHKSVKGALQEGTFHALNAETFYFAHVTFFYYHLIIMIEQLYFAGSMPRAMKEQIFEESKEWYSIWGVDDSPQPDTYDDFERYLDNIEHNHLVNSQVTQVMLDQFLERRLAPRWWPSVMKKFVWPWLVGRRQVVVSSYPPHVRELFNLEWTPEDEEMLRRFMDMHRRCYAVLERLLPLKFFYLPIAVRGFEREGIDPRNITLESAQQALRENRARRATRENAPIDETNGMVASS from the coding sequence ATGCAGACAACATATGATCCAGAGCTGGTGATTCCGGAAGACGTCAGGGTGAAAGAATTTACCGGCGACAACAGTTTGTCACGGAAAGACCTTTGTCAGCATCCGATTCCTGCTGGTTCCCTGATATGGAAGTATTGGGGCCGCCTTGATGTGATGTATTTCGGTAGCGGGGTGTTGGGTCCCATTGCGGGGGCGTGGCCGCAGATGGGGAGAGCGACTGCGGGTTCTGTTCTTTTCAATGGTGACAGTTCTTTCGGCGCACGTGCCAAGATATACAAGATACGGCGTCAGAGATCCCGTGAGTACATTTATGGCTCGGTATACGACGCTCCGGAAGATGCGAAGAAATACGGACTGAAGACTCGGAATATGCATAAGTCCGTCAAAGGCGCACTGCAGGAAGGCACGTTTCATGCTTTGAATGCGGAAACCTTCTATTTCGCGCACGTCACCTTCTTCTATTACCACTTGATAATAATGATCGAGCAGCTGTACTTTGCCGGGTCCATGCCACGGGCAATGAAGGAGCAGATATTTGAGGAGTCCAAGGAGTGGTACAGCATATGGGGAGTGGACGATAGTCCTCAGCCGGATACATACGATGATTTCGAGCGGTATCTGGACAACATCGAGCATAACCATTTGGTGAACTCGCAGGTAACTCAGGTCATGCTGGACCAATTTCTGGAGCGCCGCCTGGCGCCGCGGTGGTGGCCGTCGGTCATGAAGAAATTTGTGTGGCCCTGGCTGGTGGGGCGACGACAGGTCGTTGTCAGCAGTTATCCGCCTCATGTGCGGGAGCTGTTCAATTTAGAGTGGACCCCCGAGGACGAGGAGATGTTGCGCCGCTTTATGGATATGCATCGGCGGTGCTACGCGGTTCTCGAGCGTCTCCTCCCGCTGAAGTTTTTCTACTTACCGATTGCGGTGAGAGGCTTTGAGCGGGAAGGGATCGATCCACGCAACATCACCCTGGAGTCCGCACAGCAGGCACTCCGGGAAAACCGGGCCCGTCGCGCCACGCGAGAAAATGCGCCCATAGATGAGACGAACGGGATGGTGGCTTCCAGCTAA
- a CDS encoding DUF4253 domain-containing protein, whose protein sequence is MVAVLVLGLSYLFGQAYWSTRAIVGNPEPAHDLPAYAELLVPVHAERTGQLPRPENAAQWSVDGIKLPEGHLIVSPTGRSLAWVSNATVVDIQSLWLRLAGRFDRTGLWPLASRGLSGDLRRPWSDPEDLRYFTDPADVGAVDAKSFLAKKVSSADSDPAAVDVPVAPITLEQRTQPPQRALPVTADRLEQGSLLILVPTARPADALNALGWTHGVNYDISEAELSAVLRSWEDRFGAVLTTVDFDAIDVEVTRPPGADLSVPVGYEHYGFCSDNIDQGVGTLSAYARGITGARTWSFWWD, encoded by the coding sequence ATCGTCGCCGTCCTCGTGCTCGGCCTGTCGTACCTGTTCGGACAGGCCTACTGGAGTACGCGCGCGATTGTGGGAAATCCCGAACCCGCGCATGATCTGCCCGCTTACGCCGAACTTCTGGTGCCGGTGCATGCCGAGCGCACGGGTCAGCTGCCTCGTCCCGAGAATGCCGCTCAGTGGAGCGTGGACGGCATCAAGCTGCCCGAAGGGCACCTGATTGTCAGTCCGACAGGCCGTTCGCTCGCCTGGGTGAGCAATGCCACGGTGGTTGACATCCAGTCACTCTGGTTGCGGTTGGCGGGCCGATTCGACCGAACAGGGCTGTGGCCCTTGGCATCCCGTGGGTTGAGTGGGGATCTGCGTCGGCCATGGTCGGACCCCGAGGACCTCCGGTACTTCACTGATCCCGCCGACGTCGGCGCGGTCGACGCCAAATCCTTTCTTGCCAAAAAGGTCTCATCGGCCGACTCCGACCCTGCGGCCGTCGACGTACCGGTGGCGCCTATCACGCTGGAGCAGCGCACTCAGCCGCCCCAGCGTGCGCTCCCGGTGACCGCCGATCGACTGGAGCAGGGCTCGCTGCTGATTCTGGTACCTACGGCGCGTCCGGCCGATGCGCTCAATGCCCTGGGTTGGACTCACGGTGTGAATTACGACATTTCCGAGGCGGAGCTGTCGGCCGTTCTTCGATCGTGGGAGGACCGGTTTGGGGCGGTGCTGACGACGGTGGACTTCGATGCCATCGACGTGGAGGTGACGCGTCCGCCAGGTGCCGATCTGTCGGTGCCGGTTGGCTATGAACACTACGGGTTCTGCTCCGACAACATCGATCAGGGCGTGGGCACGTTGAGTGCCTACGCGCGGGGAATCACCGGCGCGCGAACGTGGAGTTTCTGGTGGGATTAG
- the rnc gene encoding ribonuclease III: MSPAPGDRYDDLRAAIGVRVGDDLLTLALTHRSYAYENGGLPTNERLEFLGDAVLGLTITETLYHSHPDRPEGDLAKLRASIVNTQALAGVARGLTDDGLGAHLFLGKGEENTGGRDKSSILADGMESILGAVYVEYGLEIARAVVLQLFGQLLETAPTLGAGLDWKTSLQELTAEKGWGAPSYVVTSTGPDHDKEFTATVMVNDTAHGVGVGRSKKEAEQKAASEAWNGINSDEPLEGRAEGAESA, translated from the coding sequence GTGAGTCCTGCCCCAGGAGATCGGTACGACGATCTGCGTGCCGCGATTGGTGTTCGGGTCGGTGACGATCTACTCACTCTGGCACTCACGCATCGCAGCTATGCCTACGAGAACGGTGGCCTGCCCACCAACGAGAGGCTGGAGTTCCTCGGGGATGCCGTTCTTGGACTGACGATCACCGAGACGCTGTACCACAGCCACCCCGACCGCCCGGAGGGCGATTTGGCGAAGCTGCGTGCCAGCATCGTCAACACCCAGGCGCTCGCCGGAGTGGCGCGTGGCCTGACCGACGACGGGCTGGGCGCACATCTGTTTCTCGGCAAGGGCGAGGAGAACACCGGCGGCCGCGACAAGTCCAGCATTCTCGCCGACGGTATGGAGTCGATTCTCGGCGCGGTCTATGTGGAGTACGGGTTGGAGATCGCCCGCGCGGTCGTACTGCAGTTGTTCGGCCAGCTCCTGGAGACCGCACCCACACTTGGCGCCGGCCTGGACTGGAAGACCAGCCTGCAGGAACTGACCGCGGAAAAGGGTTGGGGCGCACCATCGTATGTAGTCACCTCAACCGGGCCCGATCATGACAAGGAATTCACCGCGACCGTGATGGTCAATGACACCGCGCACGGCGTGGGCGTCGGCCGGTCCAAGAAGGAGGCCGAACAAAAGGCCGCCTCGGAGGCGTGGAACGGCATCAATAGCGATGAACCCCTCGAGGGAAGA
- a CDS encoding dienelactone hydrolase family protein: protein MTPLQRYIVEEIATDHVEGLLTRREAIRRLALLGVGTAAASALIAACGSDDKPVAAPTSASTPSPPGKDKAVATEPITWSGPHGTLQGAWAPAARARGSVLVIHENKGLNDWVGSVAGRLAGVGYSSLAIDLLSEEGGTSTFKDPAEATGALGEIAPERFVADLKSGVDEILRRVPDKPAGAVGFCFGGGLIWQLLASGEPRLGAVVPFYGPLPDAPDFSRSKAAVLAFYGELDKRVTSSRDQAAAALQRAGLVHEIVVEPGADHAFFNDSGPRYNPGAAADAWQRLTIWLSQHIG, encoded by the coding sequence ATGACCCCGCTGCAGCGGTACATCGTCGAAGAGATCGCCACTGACCATGTCGAGGGACTGCTGACGCGCCGTGAGGCCATACGCCGGCTGGCACTCCTGGGCGTCGGCACCGCCGCCGCCAGCGCACTCATCGCGGCCTGCGGCAGCGACGACAAACCTGTCGCCGCTCCGACGTCAGCGTCCACACCGTCGCCTCCGGGTAAGGACAAGGCGGTCGCGACGGAGCCGATTACCTGGAGCGGACCCCACGGCACGCTCCAGGGGGCATGGGCACCGGCGGCGCGGGCGCGCGGCTCGGTGCTGGTTATCCATGAGAACAAGGGCCTCAATGATTGGGTTGGTTCCGTCGCGGGACGGCTTGCGGGCGTCGGATATTCGTCGCTGGCCATTGACCTGCTGTCGGAGGAGGGCGGCACCTCGACGTTCAAGGACCCGGCCGAGGCGACAGGAGCACTGGGCGAGATCGCGCCGGAACGTTTCGTCGCGGATCTGAAGTCCGGCGTGGACGAAATTCTGCGCCGCGTGCCCGACAAGCCCGCCGGCGCGGTGGGATTCTGCTTCGGTGGTGGCCTGATCTGGCAGCTCTTAGCATCGGGGGAGCCGAGGCTCGGAGCGGTTGTCCCGTTCTATGGTCCGCTTCCTGATGCTCCGGACTTTTCGCGGTCGAAGGCGGCCGTTCTCGCCTTCTACGGTGAGCTCGACAAGCGGGTCACCTCGTCGAGGGACCAGGCGGCCGCGGCGTTACAGCGGGCGGGCTTGGTTCACGAGATCGTCGTGGAACCCGGCGCCGACCATGCCTTCTTCAACGACAGTGGCCCGCGCTACAACCCTGGCGCGGCAGCGGATGCCTGGCAGCGCCTCACCATCTGGCTCAGCCAGCACATCGGCTAA
- a CDS encoding lipoprotein LpqH, which translates to MRDGGIVMVGGALSAVVFLVGCSSGGGLRHDSPVSTTASGVQAAGPRVVVDGVVRSVENRVECVTAADMTFVNIGSDSEAIAATLAAGDNPTLQSLTLGVIDGHPVMYNSGHGATEPTVTKSGQSYKIAGTATAGLSTPATFELEFTCPARR; encoded by the coding sequence ATGCGTGACGGCGGCATAGTGATGGTGGGTGGCGCCTTGTCGGCCGTTGTGTTTCTTGTCGGCTGTTCCTCGGGCGGAGGCTTGCGGCACGACTCGCCGGTGTCGACCACAGCAAGTGGCGTCCAGGCGGCCGGTCCACGTGTTGTGGTCGATGGTGTCGTGAGATCGGTGGAGAATCGGGTCGAATGTGTTACCGCGGCCGATATGACCTTCGTGAATATCGGTAGCGATAGTGAGGCGATTGCCGCCACGCTGGCGGCGGGTGACAATCCAACACTTCAGAGTCTGACCCTCGGCGTTATCGATGGTCACCCGGTGATGTACAACTCGGGGCATGGTGCGACCGAGCCGACGGTGACCAAGTCTGGGCAGTCCTACAAGATTGCCGGCACCGCAACCGCAGGCCTGAGCACACCCGCCACATTCGAACTTGAGTTCACCTGCCCAGCCAGGAGATAA
- a CDS encoding HdeD family acid-resistance protein, with product MTTNVGQDLVKHLWKTAVVSGVLAVIVGAVVLIWPQVTVLVAAYAFGAYLLISGIAQVVFAFTLPVSSAGMRVLLFLTGAISFVLGVLCFKDELNSILLLAIWIGVGWIAQGIAGTITAIGDKDLPGRGWQIFSGIISTIAGIVLIVYPISSIVTLTLVVGIWLIVIGVLQIGSGIGIRSATKSSA from the coding sequence ATGACTACAAATGTCGGGCAGGACCTCGTCAAGCACCTCTGGAAAACAGCGGTGGTATCAGGAGTTTTGGCGGTAATCGTGGGGGCCGTGGTCCTGATATGGCCTCAAGTCACCGTGCTCGTCGCCGCATACGCGTTCGGCGCGTATCTATTGATATCCGGTATCGCTCAGGTCGTCTTCGCCTTCACGCTGCCGGTGTCATCGGCCGGCATGCGGGTGCTGTTGTTCCTCACTGGTGCGATTTCGTTCGTCCTCGGTGTGCTGTGCTTCAAAGACGAGCTGAATTCGATTCTGCTGCTGGCCATCTGGATCGGCGTCGGCTGGATTGCCCAAGGCATCGCGGGCACTATCACCGCCATCGGTGACAAGGACCTCCCAGGGCGTGGCTGGCAGATCTTCAGCGGCATCATCTCGACGATCGCGGGCATCGTGCTCATCGTCTACCCGATCAGCTCGATCGTCACCCTCACCCTCGTCGTCGGCATCTGGCTCATCGTGATCGGTGTGCTGCAAATCGGAAGCGGCATCGGCATTCGCTCGGCCACTAAATCATCCGCATGA